One Streptomyces dangxiongensis genomic window, ACCATCGTGTTGATCGTGTTCTTCAGCTCGAGGATCTCGCCGCGCGCGTCGACGTCGATCTTCTGCGACAGGTCACCCCGCGCCACCGCGGTCGTCACCTGGGCGATCTGCCGCACCTGGGAGGTCAGGTTGCCGGCCATGAAGTTGACGGAGTCCGTCAGCTCCTTCCAGGTGCCGGAGACGCCGTCCACCCGGGCCTGACCGCCCAGCCGGCCCTCCGTGCCCACGTCCCGGGCCATCCGCGTGACCTGGTCGGCGAACGAGGAGAGCTGGTCCACCATCGTGTTCACGGTGTTCTTGAGCTGGAGCATCTCGCCGGACACGTCCACGGTGACCTTCTGCGACAGGTCGCCGTTGGCCACCGCCGTCGTCACCTGGGCGATGTTGCGGACCTGCCCGGTGAGGTTGCGGAACGCGGTGTTGACGGAGTCCGTCAGGTCCTTCCACGTCCCGGCCGCCCCCGGCACCTGCGCCTGGCCGCCCAGCTCGCCCTCGACGCCGATCTCCCGCGCGACCCGCGTCACCTCGGCACCGAACGAGGACAGCTGGTCCACCATGCCGTTGACGGTGTTCTTCAGCTCCAGCATCTCGCCGGCCACGTCCACGGTGACCTTCTGCGACAGGTCACCGCTGGCCACCGCGGTCGTCACGGCGGCGATGTCCCGCACCTGCGTGGTCAGGTTCCGGAACACCGTGTTGACGGAGTCCGTCAGGTCCTTCCACGTGCCGGCCGCGCCCGGCACGTTCGCCTGCCCGCCGAGCCGCCCCTCCGCGCCGACCTCGTTCGCCACGCGCGTGACCTCGTCCGCGAAGATCCGCAGCGTCTCGGTCATCTGATTGATCGTCTCGGCGAGCTGCGCGACCTCACCACGCGCCGGAACCGTCACCTTCTGCGACAGGTCACCACTGGCCACCGCCGTTGTGACCTGCGAGATCCCGCGCACCTGCGCGGTCAGGTTGCCCGCCATCGTGTTGACGGAGTCCGTCAGCTCCTTCCACACGCCGGCCACCTCGGGCACCCGCGCCTGGCCGCCCAGGATGCCCTCGGTGCCCACCTCCCGGGCCACTCGCGTGACCTCGGAGGAGAAGGACGACAGCTGGTCCACCATCGTGTTGACGGTGTTCTTCAGCTCCAGCATCTCGCCGGCGACATGGACGGTCACCTTGCGCGACAGATCACCCCGGGCGACCGCCGTGGTCACCAGCGCGATGTCCCGCACCTGCGCCGTCAGCCGGTACGCCATGGTGTTGACGGACTCCGTCAGGTCCTTCCACGAACCCGACATCCCGCGCACCTGGGCCTGCCCGCCGAGCTTGCCCTCGGTGCCGACCTCGCTGGCCACGCGCGTGACCTCGTCCGTGAACGTCGACAACTGGTCGACCAGGTTGTTGACGGTACGGCCGACCTTCAGGAACTCACCGCGCAGCGGATGCCCCGTGCCGCCGTCCGGCCCCTGCGTCCGCAGTTCCATGCGCGGCGAGAGATCACCCTCGGCGACCGCCGTGAGCACCCGGCTGACCTCCGACACGGGCCAGACGAGATCGTCCACCAGCGCGTTGGAGTTGTCGACGGCCGCCGCCCAGGAGCCCTCGCAGGCCCCCGTCTCCAGCCGCTCCGTGAGCTTTCCCTCACGTCCGACCATGCGCCGCACCCGCGACAGCTCACCCGTGAGGTGCAGATTCCGGTCCGCCACCTCGTTGAAGACGGCCGCGATCTCCGACATCACGCCGTCCCCGGACACCGTGAGCCGCTTGCGGAAGTTCCCGTCCCGCATCGACACGAGCGCCGCCAGCAGCCGGTTCAGGGCCGCCGTGTCCACCTCGGTGGTCGCGCCGCTCCTGCCCAGGGATGGTCCGCCCTTCGCGCGCGTCCTCGTACCCCGCGTCGCCGCGCCAGACTCCACTGTGTCCCTCCCGGAGGGGTAGACCGTCACTGCTGTGGTCGGCCGCTTCCGCCCGGCGTGCCGTCATCGGCGTACCGGGCACGTCGGCGTACCGGTTGCTGCTGTGTTCCTGCCAGTTCCGCCCAGACGGAATCCGGCCTCACCAGGGGCTGCTGCCCGCCCCGCACGGAACGCACGCAACCCGACCCGACCTCCGTCGAAGCCTGCCCAGTGTTTCACCCCGGCCGAACCAGGCCATAACAGTTCGGCAGCTTCGCACATCGTCCGCACACCGTGGGGGGTGAACACCGGCGACCGGCATCCGCTCGGACCGCGAAGGTAAGTAACCTTGCAAGCGGCTGTCCAGCCGCACCGGTCCGACCGGCCTGGGCGGTGGCACGAGCACGAGCGGGCATCGGAGGGGCGGCCGCAGACCATGACCACCGGACTGATCGCCGGGGGACAACCCCCGGAGCCACAGCCGACGGGCGAGGGGATGCCGCAGCAGCGGCGCGAGCCGGCCGGCCCCGCAGCCCTGCCCGACGACCGGCCGAGGAGTTCTGTGATCACCGCGCGTGCGGCTGCCAGTTTCGAGCCCGTCGGACGATCGGTCGCCACCGCCCGGTCCTTCGTCCGCGACACCCTCCAGGGCTGGGGGTTCGCCGACATCGTCGACGACGCCGTCGTCCTGACCAGCGAACTGGTGACCAACGCGGTCGTCCACGCGGGCACGCACGCGGAGGTGCTCTGCCTGCGCACCGAGGACGGCGTGCGCGTCGAGGTCTCCGACCGCTACCCGGAGCGCGAGGTCCCCCTCCAGAACAGCGCCGCCGTCACGGGCAACCCCGACCGCGAGGGCGGCCGCGGCCTCCAGCTGTGCGCGGCCCTGGCCACCCGCTGGGGCGTGGACTACACCCCCACCCACAAGAACGTCTGGTTCCAGCTCAACCTGCCCGCACGCATGGTGGGCACCCGCGCCGCCGGCCCCGCCCTGCCCGCCGACCTGCTCCCGCTGGCCGACGGGCGGGTCCGCGTCGCGGTCCTCCAGGTCGACCGCAAGGGCAGCATCAGCGCCTGGAACGAGGACGCCGAGGAACTGTTCGGCTTCCCCGCGGCCGAGGTCGTCGGCAAGCCCCTCACCGAGCTGGCGGCCTGGCCGCACACCCCGGGCACCGGCACCGGCATCGCCGAGGCCTTCCAGCTCTCCCGCTGGGAGGGCACCTACGGCATCCGCGGCGCCGACGGCCGCGTGGCCCAGGTGTACGCCTCCCATCTGCGGGTGCGCGACACCGGCGGCGAGCCGTCCACCGTCTGCCTGCTGGTCCGCGACCACGAACGCGCCGTCCTCCAGACGCCGTCCCGCGTCCCCGCCACCGATCAGGCCCCGTCCGGCGACGGCCAGAACACCGATCCCTTCGAGGTGTTCATCGGCTCCCCCGCCCCGGACGACCTCGACGGCCTGCTCCAGCGCACGGTGGAGCGCGCCCGGGACATGCTCGACGGCGATTCCGCGTTCCTGCTGCTCGCCACCGACGACGAGACGGAGCTGGAGGTCCGCGCCTCCACCGGCCTGCCCTCCGCCCGCCAGCGCTTCGCGCGGGTGCCCGTCGACGCGGGCCCGGGCCGTTACGGCTCCGCGCGCATGCCCGCCGTCCACGACGACCTCGTCGCCGTCCCCGGCGCCGTCCCGCTGCTCGCCGGCACCGGCATGCGCTCGGTCATCACCGTCCCGCTGAAGGTCGAGGGCCGCCTGACCGGCTCCCTCGGCGTCGCGGCGGAGGCGCCCGGCCGCTACACCAACGAGGAGGCGCTACGCCTCCAGTTCGCCGCCGACCGCATCGCCCTGGCCGTCGAGTCGGCCCGCCTCGGCGAGCTGGAACGGCTGCGCCGCGGCTCCCTGAGCTTCCTGGTCGAGGCCTCCGACCTGCTCGCCGGCACCCTGGACCGGGACCAGACGCTGGCCCTGATGGCACAGATGACCGTCCCCACCCTCGCCACCTGGTGCGCGGTGTACACCATCGCCGACCAGGCCTCCGAGCCGTACCTGTCGTACGTCCTGCACGAGGACGAGGAACTCATCGACGGCATCAAGTCGCTGTTGTCGAAGGTCTCCCCGCCGGATCCCGTGCCCACGCCCGGCGCACGCGTCTGGACGACCCCGGGCGAGGTCGCCCACCAGGCGGCACTGCGCAGCTCCATGCGCAGCCTGGGGCTGGCCGGCGGCGCCACGCACCGGTTCCCCTCCGGTATCGGCCCGACGCTCGCGACGGCCTCCGCCGTCGGCGGGGAGACGGTCGTGCTGCCGCTCGTCGCCCGCAACCGCGTCATCGGCATGCTGACCCTCGGCAAGCCCACCGACGAGCACTTCCGCCAGGAGATCCTGGAGCTGGCCGAGGACCTCAGCCGCCGGGCCGCCCTCGCCCTGGACAACGCCCGCCTGTACTCGGAGCGCACGGCCATCAGCCAGGCACTCCAGCGCAGCCTGCTCCCGCCCGGCCTGCCGCACATCGACAACGTCGAGGTGGAGGTCATCTACCGCGCGGCAGGCGAGGGCAACGAGGTGGGTGGCGACTTCTACGACCTCTTCCCCATCGGCAACGGCGCGTACGGCTTCGCCATCGGCGACGTCTGCGGTACGGGCCCGAACGCGGCGGCGGTCACCGGCCTGGCCCGGCACGCCCTGCGCCTGCTGGCCCGCGAGGGCCTGTCGGGGCCGGCGGTCCTGGAGCGCCTGAACTCCGCGATCCTCGACGAGGGCGACCGCAGCCGCTTCCTGACCCTCCTCTACGGCGAGCTGCGCCCGCAGCAGGACGGCAGCGCCGAGCTGAAGGTGGTCTGCGCCGGCCACCCGCTGCCCCTGCGGCTGCGCCAGGACGGCACGGTCGTGGCGGCGGCCGAACCGCAGCCACTGCTGGGCGTCATAGAGGATCTGGAGCTGTACGAGGAGACGGTCACCCTTGATCCCGGTGACGTGCTGCTCTGCGTCACGGACGGCGTCACCGAACGCCGGGAGGGCACGCGCATGCTGGGCGACGACGGCCTCGCCGACGTCCTGACGACGTGCACGGGCCTGACGGCCGGGGCGGTCGCGGCACGCATCATGCGCGCGGTGGAACGCTTCGCCTCGGACGCCCCTTCGGACGACATGGCGATTCTGACGATGCGGGTCCCGGAAATCCCCCAGGAGGCATGAGAAAGGCCCCACCCGGAAGGGTGGGGCCTTTTCAGTGGAGCCCCCAAACGGAATCGAACCGTTGACCTTCTCCTTACCATGGAGACGCTCTACCGACTGAGCTATAGGGGCCGGTCGCTTTCGAGGTTTCCCTCGCGGCGACGAAGAAACTGTACCCCGGAGAGGCCCGAGTTCCCAAATGCGTTCGGTGCCTGTTCAGAAGGCGGGCTGGAGCAGTCCGCCGAGGGCGTTGCAGGCGGAGACGATCCGCTGCATCTCGCGCTTCGTCAGCGAGCCGTCCACCGGCAGCGCGAGCGTCTCGTCGGCGGCCAGCTCGGTCGCGGGCAGCGACACGTACCGGCGGAACTCCGGCAGCCGGTGCACGGGCGTCTTCACCGGTACCCGGCAGTCGACTCCCTTGCCCCGCAGGGCGCGTGCGAAGGCGTCCCGGTCCGGCCGCCCGTTGCCCGGCACGCGTACGACGTACTGCTGGTAGGTGTGCCCGTCCCCGCCGTCCGGTGTCCGTACGCCCTTCAGCCTGGCGTCGAGATAGCCG contains:
- a CDS encoding SpoIIE family protein phosphatase: MTTGLIAGGQPPEPQPTGEGMPQQRREPAGPAALPDDRPRSSVITARAAASFEPVGRSVATARSFVRDTLQGWGFADIVDDAVVLTSELVTNAVVHAGTHAEVLCLRTEDGVRVEVSDRYPEREVPLQNSAAVTGNPDREGGRGLQLCAALATRWGVDYTPTHKNVWFQLNLPARMVGTRAAGPALPADLLPLADGRVRVAVLQVDRKGSISAWNEDAEELFGFPAAEVVGKPLTELAAWPHTPGTGTGIAEAFQLSRWEGTYGIRGADGRVAQVYASHLRVRDTGGEPSTVCLLVRDHERAVLQTPSRVPATDQAPSGDGQNTDPFEVFIGSPAPDDLDGLLQRTVERARDMLDGDSAFLLLATDDETELEVRASTGLPSARQRFARVPVDAGPGRYGSARMPAVHDDLVAVPGAVPLLAGTGMRSVITVPLKVEGRLTGSLGVAAEAPGRYTNEEALRLQFAADRIALAVESARLGELERLRRGSLSFLVEASDLLAGTLDRDQTLALMAQMTVPTLATWCAVYTIADQASEPYLSYVLHEDEELIDGIKSLLSKVSPPDPVPTPGARVWTTPGEVAHQAALRSSMRSLGLAGGATHRFPSGIGPTLATASAVGGETVVLPLVARNRVIGMLTLGKPTDEHFRQEILELAEDLSRRAALALDNARLYSERTAISQALQRSLLPPGLPHIDNVEVEVIYRAAGEGNEVGGDFYDLFPIGNGAYGFAIGDVCGTGPNAAAVTGLARHALRLLAREGLSGPAVLERLNSAILDEGDRSRFLTLLYGELRPQQDGSAELKVVCAGHPLPLRLRQDGTVVAAAEPQPLLGVIEDLELYEETVTLDPGDVLLCVTDGVTERREGTRMLGDDGLADVLTTCTGLTAGAVAARIMRAVERFASDAPSDDMAILTMRVPEIPQEA
- a CDS encoding DegT/DnrJ/EryC1/StrS family aminotransferase gives rise to the protein MGTAALLRAAGVGAGDEVVVSAFGNAEVAEAVILSGALPVFADIDPVTYCVAPDAVDAAITPRTAAVVAVHRFGRRADLRRLHALGQRHGLLVLEHAESEAPYDETARRRERAGYLDARLKGVRTPDGGDGHTYQQYVVRVPGNGRPDRDAFARALRGKGVDCRVPVKTPVHRLPEFRRYVSLPATELAADETLALPVDGSLTKREMQRIVSACNALGGLLQPAF